Proteins found in one Corynebacterium freneyi genomic segment:
- the pstC gene encoding phosphate ABC transporter permease subunit PstC has translation MTSSTSASGEPAMAEKDRAAASALDAPRNGSGEEPAGGEPVVAKGVVRPGDRIFNFLSVGAASLVTVSIIAIAIFLLLRAVPSMRNNEANFFTYSDRWNLNDTAAMYFGIPNLFLVTVAVSVLALLFAMPVALGIAIFLTSYAPKKAVKPLGYLVDLLAAVPSIVYGLWGFMALGPALGGFYNWAASNLGGIFLFTTYPNSPAFETGRNLFTGGVVLAIMILPVIAATTREVFVQTPRGHIEASLALGATRWETVRMAVLPFGKSGYISGSMLGLGRALGETMALYMVISPSNAFRGSFFEGGTTFATAIANAAPEFNDDLKAGAYMSAGLVLFFLTFVVNSAARIIAKK, from the coding sequence ATGACCTCTTCCACTTCCGCCTCGGGAGAACCGGCGATGGCCGAAAAGGATCGGGCCGCCGCGTCCGCCCTCGACGCGCCGCGCAATGGCTCCGGAGAAGAACCCGCCGGCGGCGAGCCGGTAGTGGCCAAGGGCGTCGTCCGCCCGGGTGACAGGATCTTCAACTTCCTGTCCGTCGGCGCCGCCTCCCTCGTCACCGTGTCGATCATCGCGATCGCCATCTTCCTTCTCCTCCGCGCGGTTCCCTCGATGCGCAACAACGAGGCGAACTTCTTCACGTACTCCGACCGCTGGAACCTGAACGACACGGCGGCGATGTACTTCGGCATCCCGAACCTGTTCCTGGTCACCGTCGCGGTGTCGGTGCTCGCGCTGCTGTTCGCCATGCCGGTCGCGCTCGGCATCGCCATCTTCCTGACCAGCTACGCGCCCAAGAAGGCCGTCAAGCCCCTGGGCTACCTCGTCGACCTGCTGGCCGCCGTGCCGTCGATCGTCTACGGCCTGTGGGGTTTCATGGCCCTCGGTCCGGCGCTGGGCGGGTTCTACAACTGGGCCGCGTCCAACCTCGGCGGCATCTTCCTGTTCACCACCTACCCGAACTCGCCGGCCTTCGAAACCGGCCGCAACCTGTTCACCGGTGGCGTGGTGCTGGCGATCATGATCCTGCCGGTCATCGCGGCCACCACCCGCGAGGTCTTCGTCCAGACGCCGCGCGGCCACATCGAGGCTTCGCTCGCCCTGGGCGCCACCCGCTGGGAGACCGTGCGCATGGCGGTCCTGCCCTTCGGCAAGTCGGGCTACATCTCGGGTTCGATGCTCGGCCTCGGACGCGCGCTCGGCGAGACCATGGCGCTGTACATGGTCATCTCCCCGTCCAACGCGTTCCGCGGCTCGTTCTTCGAGGGCGGCACGACGTTCGCCACCGCGATCGCCAACGCCGCCCCGGAGTTCAACGACGACCTCAAGGCGGGCGCCTACATGTCCGCCGGCCTGGTCCTGTTCTTCCTGACCTTCGTGGTCAACTCCGCCGCCCGAATCATCGCCAAGAAGTAG
- the pstS gene encoding phosphate ABC transporter substrate-binding protein PstS, protein MLKNNRRAAILGLTAVAGLTLSACSEGGSNAESQVEGLTETTGELQGEGATSQQRAMDLFATLFESNSPGSTLSYNATGSGSGQSQFIANTVAFAGSDSPLKDEQIEEAKNRCEGNDAWHLPMVIGPVAIAYNLEGVDVALSPSVTAQIFDGKITKWNDPAIAELNEGVDLPDTDISVVYRSEESGTTDNFMKFLTSAAPEDWEHEASKSFPTATGAGANGSAGVVDQVAQIPGAITYVEAGFAKDKDLGIAKMDFGHGPVELNADSVGAALDKVAFKGEGNDMVVDAEALFAMDEEGAYPLVLTTYEIVCSAGYDETTRDLVKNFFKIVLEEGQSEELEDLGYIPVQGDFKQKLVDAVDAIQ, encoded by the coding sequence GTGCTGAAGAACAACCGCCGCGCCGCCATCCTCGGCCTCACCGCCGTCGCCGGCCTGACCCTGTCCGCCTGCTCCGAGGGCGGCTCCAACGCCGAGTCTCAGGTCGAGGGCCTCACCGAGACCACCGGCGAGCTGCAGGGCGAGGGCGCCACCTCGCAGCAGCGCGCGATGGACCTGTTCGCGACCCTGTTCGAGTCCAACTCGCCGGGTTCGACCCTGTCCTACAACGCCACCGGCTCCGGCTCGGGCCAGTCGCAGTTCATCGCCAACACCGTCGCGTTCGCCGGCTCCGACTCGCCGCTGAAGGACGAGCAGATCGAGGAAGCCAAGAACCGCTGCGAGGGCAACGACGCCTGGCACCTGCCGATGGTCATCGGCCCGGTCGCCATCGCCTACAACCTCGAGGGCGTCGACGTGGCCCTGTCCCCGTCCGTGACCGCCCAGATCTTCGACGGCAAGATCACCAAGTGGAACGACCCGGCCATCGCCGAGCTCAACGAGGGCGTCGACCTGCCGGACACCGACATCTCCGTCGTGTACCGCTCGGAGGAGTCGGGCACCACCGACAACTTCATGAAGTTCCTGACCTCGGCCGCCCCGGAGGACTGGGAGCACGAGGCCTCCAAGTCCTTCCCGACCGCCACCGGCGCGGGCGCCAACGGCTCCGCCGGCGTCGTCGACCAGGTCGCCCAGATCCCGGGCGCCATCACCTACGTCGAGGCGGGCTTCGCCAAGGACAAGGACCTGGGCATCGCCAAGATGGACTTCGGTCACGGCCCGGTCGAGCTCAACGCCGACTCCGTGGGCGCCGCCCTGGACAAGGTCGCGTTCAAGGGCGAGGGCAACGACATGGTCGTCGACGCCGAAGCCCTGTTCGCCATGGACGAAGAGGGCGCCTACCCGCTCGTCCTGACCACGTACGAGATCGTCTGCTCCGCGGGCTACGACGAGACCACCCGTGACCTGGTCAAGAACTTCTTCAAGATCGTCCTGGAGGAGGGCCAGTCCGAGGAGCTCGAGGACCTGGGCTACATCCCGGTTCAGGGTGACTTCAAGCAGAAGCTCGTCGACGCCGTCGACGCCATCCAGTAG